The Camelus ferus isolate YT-003-E chromosome 13, BCGSAC_Cfer_1.0, whole genome shotgun sequence genome segment GCGGGACCCGGGGCCTCGGGGCAGCTCCCCTGCTGCTGGCAGGCTCGGGGCCCTGACCTAAGGGTCTGGGTGTGATTGGCGGAGTCAAATGAACTGTATACTTCAGCCGGATATTGGATGTCTGGAAACCGGAGCTACAGGGAAAGCAAGGTGAATCGGGCTGTCCCCGTCCTGGCCAGCGTCAGTTTCCTAGCACCTcacttttcctgtttctcatGGTGTCTCCATCCAGCTTCCTGCcgtcctcccaccccagcccctgagcTTGTTAGTGGTAAACATTGGTGATCCCACTAGAACACCCCCGTCGGCACCTCAGCTGCGTAGACGATCACACCCAGGGAGGTACCATGTACCCCAGTGCCTGTAGTTGCAAATGTTTACAGTTGGTGTCAAATTTTGTATCTTGAGATTTAATCCATCTTCTTCAAGCGAATACAAAAGAAGCCAGCAGACGCGAGCTCGGCGAGTCTGCCTGTCGGCTCCTGAACAGGCAGGTGCTTTTGTGTAAATGTGTGTTTGCCCTAAAGTCACACTTTCTCTAAAAGTAATCATCTGCATTGTGTTAATAACACTCACGGTATCTTCCCCAGGCCCAAAAAGGTTTGcggaaaatcattttaaaaccaGTCATTAGTTTGAGAAAGCCAGATGGATAAGTTCTTTTGCACTCAATTTTGACAACTTTTAAGTTTGTATCGTCATACTcgtatttaaaaagagaattgcTTAGTTTGCTTTTAAAGGatacacttttaaaaaggaaCCGTATTAGGGCCTCATGCAGCAGCTGACCCCGTCCTGGTTCCCGCCACTCCCCGCAGACATGAGCTTGTGGGCGGTCGCAGCTCGCCGCCCCCACCCCGTCCgctgcccagccctgtgcctgggAGCTTTTGCTGATTTTAGTGCTGGCTCACGGGTCCCTGCTCCTGATTTATGACCCTGGCGTAGCTGTAGTCAGCACGACGTGACCTGGACGCAGGGGCCTGTCTGTCAAAAAGCAGCCTCCATACCCAGCCTGGGTCCTGAGCCTTGCTTTTGGTCTTGTGGTAAAGATACTTAGAATTGAGTGGGTGTCGTTCCTTTCTTAAAGTTATTACGGCAGGTGCAGCATCTCAGAGTGGGAGGTGTCCTGCTCTAGTTTTGAACGCTGTCAACTGGCAGgggtgcgtgtgcgtgcgtgtgtgcgtgtgcctgcgtgcgtgcgtgtgcctGCACAATGAGGGTTCTGCACTTGCCTGGTGCAGCTCCCTTCACAGACACCAGAGGGCGGTACACAAGCAGTCCTGCCTGAGGGGGAGGAACAAATCCTCATTTGCCTACAAGCGAGGCTCGGCCCTCGGCCCTGGCTGCTCGCGGGGAGCACCCGCAATCTTTCTGGGTGGACACTCCCTGCAGAGCTGACTGAGCAGGTCGGGGACTGTCCCTGACCGGGATGCCCCGGCACCTGCACCCCCTACCCTTGGTGGCACACCTCCCTGCCCGCCCCCGACCCCTGACCCCAGAACAGGCCCCACAGGACGCCCAGGCCGTCCTCCCAAAGCGTGCAGTGACAGGATGGAGGCTCCAAGCTGAACAgcatcctggggggggggggggcagctgcGTGGGGCTTGCTCACCTCTCCTGACAGCAAACTCAAAACTGACCTAGAAAACTTTTCTGTGATGTAAAGCTTTCAGGAAAAGCATTAGCCGTTTTATGaagtagcaaatatttatttaaataataccaTACATATGTACAAAAATGCTTTGCtataaacaataaaagcaaatcaTTTCCTCTGGACCTGAGGAGCCCCGAGAAACCACGAGAAGCCACAGTCCTTTCCCACGGTTCCCACTGCCACCCACACGGGCCTGTCCACGCAGGGCCCTACGTGTGGTCGCCCCGCTGCCCGGAGGCGGTGCCGAccccctcctctgtctccaggAAGCACAGGCAGAAGTGGTCCTTACCGAGGAGGGCCAGAGAGTCCCCGCTTAAGTGCCAGCACAGGGAGAGCACCTGGAAGTCACCTGAAGAAAGACAGGTAGCCAGAGGTTAGAGCAAGAGGGGCCAGGGCTTCAGGCCAGTGGGAGCCCCAAGTTCCACAGGTGGGCTCCTCCCAGCCTGCAGAGCTCAGCGCAGCCGGCCCGTTTCTAGTGCACACGGGCCAACCCGAGGTTTACGGAAGGTGtccccctgcctccacctccagctGGAGGCTGGGTCTGCGGGGACACGCCATCTGCCAGGGGTCCACCTGCGCTCACCTTCCCCGGGCACCTGCACTGACACGCAGCCCGCCGGCGACCACAGGTACACCTTGCTGCCCCCCGTGCAGACGGCCAGCCGGGGCTGCCGTGGGTCCCACTGGAAGGCGCGCACGGCGGACAGCTGCTCCAGCACCGTGAACAGCCGCAGCTTCTGCACATCCCAGACCCAGACGGCGTTCGGGATGTTGTCTGAGGAGGGAGACCGCACGGGCCGCGGTTCAGCCCTGTCACGGCCCCTCACCATCCCCTCCTGAGGACGGACACTGAGCAGACAAGTGACATCTGCGCCCCCACCCGGTGTCTCAGCGGGCGGGGGTCGTGCCCCTCGGCCTCTCGGCGCACCCAGAGCCCTGCTCTTGACCCAGAAGGGAGAGACAAGGGCCGGGAGGCAGCGTGGCCGAGCTGCTGCTCTGACAGGACCAGCCGACCCAGGAAGCTTCCGCCGCTGGGACATCCACCACTTCAGCAGCAGGACGTGTGCGGGAGGCCCAAGGCCTGATTGTCCTCTCAAGCTGGCTGTACCCCTGGCCCCCGAGCAGTGGGTGGGGGACATAGCACTTATGTGGGGCGCACCACTGACCGTTCCTCGTCGCCAGGAAGTAGTTGTCGGGACTGAAGGCCAGCGCCCCGACGCCAATCCGGGGGTTGGCTCTGTCGGCAGCTGGCTTCAGCGTCTGCAGGGAGACGGGCACCTCGGCGATCTCATCTAGGCGTCAAAGGAGAGTGCGCCCTGAGCCCCCCTGGTCTGCAGTCCGCCCGGCGGCGCTGGAGAGGAGCCGCGGGCCCTGACCGCCCTTGGGCGTGAGCAAGACGTGTGGCAGGAAGAGCTCGGGGCAGGGCTTCAGGGAGAGCAGGGCTCTGTGGGAGCCTGGCCGGGGCGGACGAGGCCCGGGAGACGGAGCTGCGTCGGGCGGGCAGGAGACGCCCGGCGGCTGTTCCAGCAGCCCCTCTGACACCCTAATTACGCCCATCTTACGGGCGAGGAAACTGAACCGTGAGCAACCTGCGGGGTCCTGGCACAGCTGTGCGGCTGCACCGAGCCCCAGCTCGCCCGACAAAACGTCATCGTCGTTAAAACAAAGTCGCCCTCAGCGTCCCAGCTGTCCAGTTCCGGTTTCCAGAGCTTGTGTTCAGTCAACAAGACAGCGCTCGGGTGGCCTGCTGGCTCGGGGCTGAGGGGACGCTGACCAGGCATCATGGGGAAGGAAAAgcgtttaaaaaaaacaaagactgtcTCAAGTCCACCTAGACGGAGAGGACTCCTGCGGGAACCgggtgggaagggggcagaggtGGCACCCGCTGGGCTGCACTTCTTACATTTGCTCTCTGGGGACGACAGGGGACCGGCCACGGCTCTGGGTGGCAGGAAGGCGAGGCGGCCCAGCTCCAGAGGGgggctcttctctgcctccttgtaCACCACCTGCAACACAGACGCGGGCAGGACGTGTGGCCGCTCCTGGGGGGGACGGGATGCTGCCCCACTCACCACGCCCCGAGCGTCCTctggtcccctcccccaggccagcccGTGGTCCAGCACAAGTGTGAAGATGGCTGACAGGTGGGACACGGAGTGACCGGGGCGGACAGGAAGGACAGGCGGGCAGGGTGTGGGGGACCGCGGGGAGCCCTGAGAAGCCTGGGGTCGGCCCCACCCCGACGGCCGCCTGTGAGTCCCTCCCCTGCACCTTCAGCTGGCCGTCCAATCACCGCCCGAATCCGGACCTCCACCGACTCAGACTCCCCGCACCCGCAATGCCCAGCTGACCCGGGACCATACTGCAGCCCTCGCCCGCCGCCTTCCTCCTCACGACAACCCCCGCCTCTCACTCAGGTCCCTCACCTGTGGGCAACTCACCAGGGGGTCTGTCCATGTCCCCGCTGTCCCCAGTGCCGGGGTGCCTGCCCTCATCCCTACTGTCCCCATAAGGCTGCGATTTCTGTCCTTGCCCTCACTGTGGCCCGGATGCTGGGGTGTCTGTCCTCGTCCCCCCATCCCCCGAGGCCAGGGTTTCTGTCTGTGTCCCTGTCTCCCAGCACCCAGGCCAGCGCCTGCTGAGTGAACAGACACACCTACCCACCTCAGGACCTCTGCGCCCCTGTTCCTGCTGCCTGAATAACTCCTCCCCAGATCCCACCTCACCTCCTCCTGGTGTTGGCCCCAGGACCCCTCGGCAGGCAGCCACCCTACCCACCCCAGAAAGATATCTGGCTCTCCCAGCCCACACTCCAGGGGCCGGAGGTCTGCCTGCTCTTTTCCAACTGGCCCAGAGCATAGCCCGCGGCCCAGCAGATGCTCAGTGGTCACAGCGTAGGGGGCAGAAGCTGGTCCAGAAtgagccctgggggtgggagcGCGAGAGGGAGGGCAGATGCCACTTTGGACCCGCTGGGAATGTGGCAGGAGAAACGAAGGCCACTGGTGCAGACCCACAGTGGAACGTGACAGGATCAGGTTTACGGGGATGTCAGTACACGGATCACCATAAATAATGTAAAGCGGAAAAGCAGTTTTCTACTTCCTTCCCCAAGTACTGTACGAATAGAAACATGCCTTCCAGACTTACTATTTTGGGATTATTAATGGTTGCAGGATGCCCAAACTCTGTGATCATTTTCCAAGTCACGTGGTTGAGGACGCGCACCTGGGGAGGAAAACCGCGAGGGTCAGAGCCGCCCAGCGGCCGGCGACGGGCTTCGCCTCGTGGGCCGTCTCCCACCTTCCCGTCGTAGCTCCCGACCGCCAGGAACTGACTGCTGGGGCTCCAGGCCACGGACTTGATGCCCAGGGACCACTCGTAAGCGCAGTAGGTGGACAGGAGCCGGCCATCCAAGGAGTAGAGCAGGACCTTGTACTGCGGGGACAGGGATGTCACGTGAGGCTCGGAGAGACAGGTACCCGGGGCAGGAACGTGCCTGAGGACACTGCCCTCCTCTGAGGTGGCATGGGAGCTCTCCAGCTCGACGTCTGAAGACTCACAGTTACGGCAACGTGAGCACGGGGAGAGCATGCAAATAACACGGCGGCTTCCCTACCTCCAGGCAGCTGTCCCAGGCCGCCAGCACGCAGCCGTTGGGGGCC includes the following:
- the WRAP73 gene encoding WD repeat-containing protein WRAP73, with the protein product MNFSEVFKLSSLLCKFSPDGKYLASCVQYRLVVRDANTLQVVQLYTCLDQIQHIEWSADSLFILCALYKRGLVQVWSLEQPEWHCKIDEGSAGLVASCWSPDGRHILNTTEFHLRITVWSLCTKSVSYIKYPKACQQGLAFTRDGRYLALAERRDCRDYVSIFVCSDWQLLRHFDTDTQDLAGIEWAPNGCVLAAWDSCLEYKVLLYSLDGRLLSTYCAYEWSLGIKSVAWSPSSQFLAVGSYDGKVRVLNHVTWKMITEFGHPATINNPKIVVYKEAEKSPPLELGRLAFLPPRAVAGPLSSPESKYEIAEVPVSLQTLKPAADRANPRIGVGALAFSPDNYFLATRNDNIPNAVWVWDVQKLRLFTVLEQLSAVRAFQWDPRQPRLAVCTGGSKVYLWSPAGCVSVQVPGEGDFQVLSLCWHLSGDSLALLGKDHFCLCFLETEEGVGTASGQRGDHT